GCTCACTCAGGCCTTCCGAAAAAAGTTTGTCATCCCAGACTTTCAGCCCTTCTGCAGCCATATGGACGACCTCTATGAGAACGCCAAGAACCTGTCTGGAGGACAGGCGAGTGACAATACTACGGCCGCACCACTGAGCGAACGGATTCTGATGTGTCATGAATAATTGTTGCTGCAGGTGGCTGACTACATTCCCCAGCTGGCCCGCTTCAGCCCAGACTTGTGGGCCGTAGCACTATGCACCGTGGACGGTCAGAGGTATCAAGTACAGCGTAGAtgccagtacagtacagtaaatacCCGCCCCGCCACGggcttacaaaaaaacaaatggtgGACTCTAAAAATGTTTGATATTCTTAACCAGGGGTTTTCGAGGACCACCTGTGGTATAGCCCTCGCAGATATTAACACAtcttaaattcagttttacgccttacaggcatacagtatacagttttTGCACCAacacgtcttgtcaaagcatctactttctggaaaatgttgagtgaattcaCTTGTAAGACAGAGCCCTCTGCTGCCAAGTTATCGTgaaaaatatttacagtttcAAGCAGGGAAAGGAAATCCGCGAATGGGCGGGGTCGCCAATGCCGAACCGTGAAtaggcggggatctactgtaccttGGGGGCCATAACTAGTCACCACCGTGTGCCACCACACATTCCCGTCTTTTCCAGGCACACGGTTGGCGACACCAAGGTTCCCTTCTGTCTGCAGTCCTGTGTCAAGCCGCTGAAATACGCCATCGCCGTACATGACCATGGGACGGAGTATGTGCACCGATTTATTGGCAAAGAACCCAGCGGCCTGCGATTCAACAAGCTCTTCTTGAATGAGGACGGTAAGGAAGAGCGCTTTGCACACCTCCGACTGTTATGGCTGCCCGAAAGAGGAGCCGACTCTGGCCCCGTTGCGGGAAGCGGGATGAATTAATGATGAGAGGTTGCTTCTCAGCGGCAGGGGTGTGACGAGACTCCACCTCCACTCCAGCCAGTGAACGATGTTGTACGTGTGATGTGTGTCTCTGGGCTTTTGtgtggcatttctgtgtgagacttgtgtttgtgtgttgcagATAAACCACACAACCCCATGGTGAATGCCGGTGCCATTGTGTGCACATCCCTCATTAAGGTAAGGACACGCAACATCCTTTTAAACTGAATATTAACATCAGTGAGTCGGGTTGGCAGACAGAATTTATATGAAACCACATACGTTTGTGCACCCGGGCAGATTATGGTTATAATCATGCTGAAAGGGGATTTGGTGGTAAGAAGCATAACCCGGACACtgttcgcacacacacacacacacacacacaaacttcaGACAAGGTTACTGTTGTCGACCTGTATGCAatactgccccctgctggattGAGGCGACTGACGATGAGGAGTTCTGAATTGTTTGGGTTGTCTTACATGAGACATGGTGTCCAAGTCTCGTTGCAATTTTTACAATTTAACGCATCTTTGACAAACGCAAATGAATAGACACAAATGTggaaatgatttaaaaatgagGAGGAGACGAAGTGCGGGGGccattttggcttttttattttttcggCCCTCAGCATAGGtaactgttttgtttattttgaacagGCAAAACAATTTACATAGCAgtacatcacatggttacactTGCGCACTTCAAAATGTCCATGAAGGAGTCGAAAGCAACACAGTTTAttaaatcctccaccttctcctTTCTTCAGCAGCTGCTGATAGTTGTTCACTTCTTGTGTTTAACAGGTACCACTTGTTTTTCTAAgatcaatgaaaataataatataataattgtatttatacaGTCGTCTGTCGCCAcgtgcggtttgaattttgcagcttcattctatcacagtttttcaaaaattattagtttttggttttaaatatttgtattttttttacatttttttattatttgttattaaatatatattaatatcgTAAATATAGCGCTGTTCTATCTAGtccgactggtgtgtgtcccacctagtccagttgcgatcgattcaatgctcTGAGAATAATTAATACCGTAAATCATgccattttgtggttgaatacggcttattattagttttaaaaaatgcacattgaagcagattttatgtatttttttttgtctaaattaagcattttccagcataaaagtggcaaaatgaagtaaaatacaaatataaggcattcagcagacgcattcaaagatgctttgaatgatatgtagcattctgcactggtcactaggtcaCAGTAATGtttagtgagacacacaaacgccagacttgatcaccgcaacacgtttttttattgcagatttgaatgatctcacaacaggaacaatatgTTTGTTTCTATTAGGGGTTTTTATTAGGGCTATCCAGTCTGGCGGGTGTGTGTCTCacggaacattacagtaacattactgacacctagtgaccagtgtagaatattacatatcatcgcagcgtctttgaatgtgtaaTCTGAATGtctcatatttgttttttacttcatttttttcatttttatgcttgaaaatgcttaatttagaaaaaatatataaaaccacaaaacagcgtgatttaataatagtttttgaaaatccttgaaattcaaaccacaaagtggcgGCTAGTATTGTAGATTACAATAATAGACAAAAAGGAAAAGAGAATACAGAATGAAGACTTGGGTAGTCAAGTATTAAAAGCAGTGTTCAACAGTTTTGAAAAGGATGAAGATGTTTTCTAGTATAGTTGGAGCTTGTGGATAACTTCCTCAGTGATATAAATGGATAGATGAAAAGTAATTAAATGATAGCAATAATATAGTTGATAAATGAGAAAATAAGTACATAATAAGTCATAATaagtacataaataaaataagggagtaaaagtaaaaagaatTTTGTACAGTAATCGATCATAAATGTTGTATGATGTTAATGTCTTCGTTAAATAATGAGCGTAAATAGTGATACAGAAGTAAAACATTCTGCAGAGAATGGATAATTACTCAGTGTAGTCCAGATAAAGTGATATAAGCAAACAAATAAATGCATACTGTGTATGATGTATAGATACTGTAGCCtggcttagcatatattgaccgacactggattgcttttagcatctttaatggacaaaatatatcaaactgcCCCCACTTGCACCCCTAACTGGCACCATCAATGTTGTCCTCAGGTGTTGTTGGTGGTCCAGTCCTCCCTTTATCCAACACTGTCCGGTCTCCATTAATATCTTGTGCCACGCACAAATGTAAATTGGTGGATGTGACAGTGGAACATGTTCCATTCTGAATCCTGTAGTTTCGCTtggtgcagtggttctcaaactgtttacagtggcgtgccccttcagacatttgacttgaagatGTACTCCCTTCTCctgcacacttcaaaaacattAACCTTTTATtcttaacttgaaatatttaatataattaatttgttaattaattttatagtatttCCGGgttgaaaatgtgtattttgcaaggTCACATTTTGCTAAAGTTTCACAGGAGCacttataaatagataagtaatcatcctacatatcttttattccagtttttTGTGTACACGCTGTATAAATTGTTGTGGTAATGCTAAGAAGATATGCAGCAgtgatgtgtttgtgttccaGCAAGGAGCGAGCAACGCTGAGAAGTTTGATTACGTGAGTAACACGACACACGGCAACTATCACTGCAGTTTCCCTCCCGCGTGTCCTTCAAGCATCCCGATGAACTCCGCAGGTCATGAACTTCATGAACAAACTGGCCGGAAACGAGTATGTTGGCTTCAGCAACGCCACGTGAGTTGGAGGCTGCATCGATACGCCAACTGAGGCAATGAGGAGATGATCAAGGttcatcctcctcttctcttTGTCCCAGGTTCCAGTCAGAGCGCGAGTCTGGAGACAGAAACTTTGCCATCGGCTACTACCTGAAGGAGAAGAAGGTCAGATTGTAGGTTGTCTTCTGCCAAGCTAAGACATatcatcatttttcttttttttgtgtgtgtgcttgtagtGTTTTCCAGAGGGAACAGACATGACCTCCATCTTGGACTTCTACTTCCAGGTAAAGATGATCAGCCAATGTGCTGCGCAAATGGAGTTTCACTAAATTGGTCCGAAAAATACTACGGGCGGTTGTTTTTGTTTCGTAGTAACGATGGGCtcccataaatgattaatactGTAGATATACAGGCAGCGTAAGACTAGATTGTCGCGCATCGCCGCACTGAGGAAGGatgtcagttttgttttttgcagttaTCTTTTTGCCCTGCGTTATGTCTCCCAGGCGTAAGGTAGCCACTTCCGATGGCGGATTgtcaagtgaaagtgaaaagtgaagtgaaatagcTCCACATAAATAGTAGCGCTGACTACTAATTAGAAATGGGTACCGCTGCACTCGCTTTCTAGCGACCgcaaagcagctgcacatcGCGCCAAAGAGGAAACAGGTCACCACAATAAGAACACAAAGCAGGAAACAACGTGAAAACAaaggaaaaccaaaactaaagtccaacctgtcatgaGGAACATGACATAAAGCACTCTTTTTCTTGAACTTGAATTGCATGTTGCAGTATTTAGCAGTGCAGTGTTTATCTGTAGAACGTATCACAGTAGAAGAAGCTTCATGTTTTCTTTACATGGCAGAGTTtaagggaagagctgctgctgatATCGGGAATGATGTTATTAATGTTATTTAGGGACGTGTAGGGGACGTGTAGGGACAAGCAcaacactagatggcagaagatGCAGAATTATCCACCTgtttccattcatacaataagcaggggtgtcaaactcgtgccatggagggccgagacgctgcaggttttgttGCCACTAAAGcaagtgattttaatgatccacACATCTTTCTATttaagggaaggagctcatcaattgaatcaacctgctggagaaactggttggagagaaaacctgcaagGTCTCGgacctccatggcacgagtttgacacatgtgcaatAGAATCATGTCATGCTTATCCAACTCATAACCCCTtgatttatcacggttaactggttccagacccaacagcaataagtgaatttccgcaaagtagcatTCAATATTAAAATATGGAATAAATGGAAAGcggtttacaatcttctaaatacggtttttaacattattatagccctctagacatgaaataacaccactgtagtcacctttacactcctattaagcAATCTAGTAGATAAAATCAGAGGCAGTAAGACATTGgacataaataatataacaggctcacacattagcagttccttgtgggggggttttctggacagcgtacttgcTGTAGGGGCTATTGTCATTAAAgtattgtaatggtggctttaaatggctttactcTCAATATAGTAGAGCTATTAAGagtaaataacacatttaagatGTACAAAAAAGGCCTTctcatgtgtgtcacagtaaatgtgttcccaaggagaccttagtggcgggcggacagatgtttggtgcacaggaagtgacattggaagttcagagttgagttttagcttgtcgtatATGGCCCCtacagtaacccgtgttattattattaggattattaggttattattattgtgcctgttgtgagatcatttaaacctgcagtaAATGTCTTTTCTGGTGatcgtctggtgcttgtctcaagtactgacacctagtggcccaTGTtggaatgcttcttctgctttgtatttgtattttagtacatttagccatgttttatgcttgaacttgcttaaatttaggccaagaataagtagattttgcttaaatatgcatgtttttttcactaataataggccacattcaaccacaaaacagtcatcatttatttattagtttacattttttgaaaaaccgcaatagtgagggcgcaatgttcataccgcgatgtagtgagggacgactgtaatccaCTCTTTAGAGATGATATTCATCCATACAGAGTCCCGTTTCTTTTCTGCCAGTTGTGCTCCATCGAGGTGACCTGTGAGAGCGCCAGCGTCATGGCAGCCACCCTCGCCAACGGCGGCTTCTGTCCCATCACAGGAGAGCGGGTACTGAGCCCGGAGGCAGTGCGGAACACTCTGAGCCTGATGCACTCGTGTGGAATGTATGATTTCTCCGGGCAGTTTGCCTTCCACGTCAGTACCCGTGAACATTTAAAGAAACTTCTGCCGAGTACTTCTGACGCTGTGAAgctcactttttttctttatttcttagGTGGGTCTGCCAGCGAAATCTGGCGTGGCCGGCGGGATCCTGCTGGTCGTTCCAAACGTCATGGGCATCATGTGTTGGTCTCCTCCTCTCGACAAGCTGGGCAACAGCGTCAGAGGCATCCAGTTCTGCACGGTAAGCTTTTCCGTGTTCAAAGCTGCAAAAGCGAGGTGACGCAATTCTCGTTTTGTCGCAGGACTTGGTGTCCCTCTTCAACTTTCACAACTACGATAATCTCAGACACTTTGCAAAGAAGCTGGATCCTCGTCGAGAGGGTGGAGACCAGAGAGTGAGTTACATCTGATGGAAACTGcgggttgtgtttgtgtgtactgACCTCCATCTTGTCAACTTTTGCTGCCTTTCAGGTGAAGTCCGTGATTAATCTGTTGTTTGCTGCCTACACTGGAGACGTGTCCGCCCTCAGGAGGTACAGCATCCTTTAATTCACATCAACGCCGTCCTCTTTGCGTAGCTCTCAGGCTGTTTTGTTTGCTGGTGATGCAGGTTTGCGTTGTCCTCTATGGACATGGAGCAGAGGGACTATGACTCCAGGACGGCTCTGCACGTGGCAGCAGCTGAAGGTGAAACTCTGGCACTTTTAGAGGGTTTCTGTTTCGGGGGCTtatttatgtgcgtgtgtgtgtgtgtgtgtgtcttcaggCCACGCTGAAGTGGTTCGCTTCCTGCTGGAGGCCTGCAAGGTCAACCCGGTCCCCCGAGACAGGTAACAACCGGAGGAATGATTAAAAAGTGGAACACATTTATGTCAACCAACTCTTCAAGTCTTCTTATTACTAATGATGTGGACGTACACGGTCAACCGCTTTTGTCGACGTAACATTTGAGACCCAAAAGTCGACCCGTTTATATTGACATGTGTTGTAATATCGTCAACTTTGACACTATCGCTAAGGAGCGTGAAGCCACGACAGCACATAACTCGTAAGTCTAAAAACGTGCGCACAGCAACTTCCTgctcagtatcagtatcggctgatatttGCATCGGAAATGAggtgttggacaatattggtatacagtaatcccttgtttatcgcagttaattggttccagaccaagttagtgaataataataataatcatcataataagtgataagtgaatttctgcgaaataggactccttatttacaaatggaatattttcgtagttagagcataggaaacctatTTATGACTGTCTAAACACTGATTTGTAAcacaattagagccctctagatatgaaataactcCTATTTCACAATATagtagtcataataataacaaattaagacataatatagactcacgcgttagcattgggagagttccttggtGTTTCGCTTTAATGACGATTCGAtttgtatcacgattcgtggttgccgatacgattcaaggacgatattgttTCATTTAGAACAATACGATCTGAAACGAttttgtaactttttagccaaaaattcgaCCAGTGTGACAGGGAGTCgggtataaatgatgaatgatgctgacatacttaacaATAAGTTATCActgagtacaaaaaatgcaatacaagatcaggatgaacagagggtggtatagcttgccatgagtAATTATTggctttaaatagtgcaatccaaacctgcactttgcacccattgggggacattatgcaaattactTAGCAAGTGAATGTGGtgtggtatcttcaattaggtgttgaaactttctcacctgatCAAAGCCGCCATTTGAAAGAACTGTGCAGCTGCTAACAAGGAGTACggcctccttgtaccttttgccgCTGAGAGGGTCGGGAAGGATCCTCCGTCTGATGCGCTTAACAGcgacactgaacaggataccgTGGTGTGGTGACGGCTTCCCGGCCATTCTCCCTCTCCTCCTTCCGCCCCGACACAAGCAAGTGCGCGCCATTTATTGCTTCTGCGTACGTGAGCAGACACACCCACCTGTGCCCAGGTGACCACGCTCCTCTACAGCTGTGCAGACTAAATACAGTGCTCACCACCAAACCTACCACCCGTCTCCTGCAAGCAAGAATACACAAAAGACAGACGTTTCGCAGTGCACTTATGTGTTTTCACCTGGACacgccgcgctggatgatgacgtcactgctACTGGGCCGTCAACTACCATCTAGAGTCGTACAAaatgtccttactttgcatattgtccccataaatgtcacttaaaaggagctTCAAATAAGacccattccattccattttcctccgcttatccgggtccgggtcgcgggggcagcagtctcagtagggaagcccagacttcccggtccccgaccacctcctccagctccaccgggaggacaccgaggcgttcccaggccagctgtgagacataatccctccagcgtgtcctaggtcttccccggggccttctcccggctgggcatgcccgaaacacctcaccagggaggcgtccgggaggcatccggactagatgcccgagccacctcagctggctcctctcgatgtgaaggagcagcggctctactttgaggtcctcccggataaccgagctcctcaccctgtctctttgggtgagtcccgctaccctacgaagaaaactcatttcagccgcttgtatccgcgatctcgttctttcggtcatgacccaaagctcatgaccataggtgagggtgggaacatagatcgaacggtaaattgagagctttgccttccggctcagctctctcttcaccacgacggtccggtacagcgaccgcattactgcagacgctgcgccgatccgcctatcgacctcacgctccaaccttccctcactcgtgaacaagaccccgagatacttgaactcctccacctggggcaggacctcattcccaaccc
Above is a genomic segment from Dunckerocampus dactyliophorus isolate RoL2022-P2 chromosome 1, RoL_Ddac_1.1, whole genome shotgun sequence containing:
- the glsa gene encoding glutaminase a isoform X4, encoding MEMLKVTLKTTSDGALDRHLFKKCVQSNIVLLTQAFRKKFVIPDFQPFCSHMDDLYENAKNLSGGQVADYIPQLARFSPDLWAVALCTVDGQRHTVGDTKVPFCLQSCVKPLKYAIAVHDHGTEYVHRFIGKEPSGLRFNKLFLNEDDKPHNPMVNAGAIVCTSLIKQGASNAEKFDYVMNFMNKLAGNEYVGFSNATFQSERESGDRNFAIGYYLKEKKCFPEGTDMTSILDFYFQLCSIEVTCESASVMAATLANGGFCPITGERVLSPEAVRNTLSLMHSCGMYDFSGQFAFHVGLPAKSGVAGGILLVVPNVMGIMCWSPPLDKLGNSVRGIQFCTDLVSLFNFHNYDNLRHFAKKLDPRREGGDQRVKSVINLLFAAYTGDVSALRRFALSSMDMEQRDYDSRTALHVAAAEGHAEVVRFLLEACKVNPVPRDRWGNTPMDEAVHFGHHDVVTILRDYHNLYSPQESPATKENAEKNLDGML
- the glsa gene encoding glutaminase a isoform X2, with product MLHLRSTALLKEILQSQLKRPLAGGVHAPPATSCWSRSPATERAFAGWRATQPLIKHHGVRSFCSKTDGHNDAAKDSSTEKKAGILPSLEDLLFYTIAEGQEKIPAHKFTTALKATGLRTGDPRLKECMEMLKVTLKTTSDGALDRHLFKKCVQSNIVLLTQAFRKKFVIPDFQPFCSHMDDLYENAKNLSGGQVADYIPQLARFSPDLWAVALCTVDGQRHTVGDTKVPFCLQSCVKPLKYAIAVHDHGTEYVHRFIGKEPSGLRFNKLFLNEDDKPHNPMVNAGAIVCTSLIKQGASNAEKFDYVMNFMNKLAGNEYVGFSNATFQSERESGDRNFAIGYYLKEKKCFPEGTDMTSILDFYFQLCSIEVTCESASVMAATLANGGFCPITGERVLSPEAVRNTLSLMHSCGMYDFSGQFAFHVGLPAKSGVAGGILLVVPNVMGIMCWSPPLDKLGNSVRGIQFCTDLVSLFNFHNYDNLRHFAKKLDPRREGGDQRVKSVINLLFAAYTGDVSALRRFALSSMDMEQRDYDSRTALHVAAAEGHAEVVRFLLEACKVNPVPRDRWGNTPMDEAVHFGHHDVVTILRDYHNLYSPQESPATKENAEKNLDGML
- the glsa gene encoding glutaminase a isoform X1; the encoded protein is MLHLRSTALLKEILQSQLKRPLAGGVHAPPATSCWSRSPATERAFAGWRATQPLIKHHGVRSFCSKTDGHNDAAKDSSTEKRRKAGILPSLEDLLFYTIAEGQEKIPAHKFTTALKATGLRTGDPRLKECMEMLKVTLKTTSDGALDRHLFKKCVQSNIVLLTQAFRKKFVIPDFQPFCSHMDDLYENAKNLSGGQVADYIPQLARFSPDLWAVALCTVDGQRHTVGDTKVPFCLQSCVKPLKYAIAVHDHGTEYVHRFIGKEPSGLRFNKLFLNEDDKPHNPMVNAGAIVCTSLIKQGASNAEKFDYVMNFMNKLAGNEYVGFSNATFQSERESGDRNFAIGYYLKEKKCFPEGTDMTSILDFYFQLCSIEVTCESASVMAATLANGGFCPITGERVLSPEAVRNTLSLMHSCGMYDFSGQFAFHVGLPAKSGVAGGILLVVPNVMGIMCWSPPLDKLGNSVRGIQFCTDLVSLFNFHNYDNLRHFAKKLDPRREGGDQRVKSVINLLFAAYTGDVSALRRFALSSMDMEQRDYDSRTALHVAAAEGHAEVVRFLLEACKVNPVPRDRWGNTPMDEAVHFGHHDVVTILRDYHNLYSPQESPATKENAEKNLDGML
- the glsa gene encoding glutaminase a isoform X3, with amino-acid sequence MSVTGSGPDSLPGWRRKAGILPSLEDLLFYTIAEGQEKIPAHKFTTALKATGLRTGDPRLKECMEMLKVTLKTTSDGALDRHLFKKCVQSNIVLLTQAFRKKFVIPDFQPFCSHMDDLYENAKNLSGGQVADYIPQLARFSPDLWAVALCTVDGQRHTVGDTKVPFCLQSCVKPLKYAIAVHDHGTEYVHRFIGKEPSGLRFNKLFLNEDDKPHNPMVNAGAIVCTSLIKQGASNAEKFDYVMNFMNKLAGNEYVGFSNATFQSERESGDRNFAIGYYLKEKKCFPEGTDMTSILDFYFQLCSIEVTCESASVMAATLANGGFCPITGERVLSPEAVRNTLSLMHSCGMYDFSGQFAFHVGLPAKSGVAGGILLVVPNVMGIMCWSPPLDKLGNSVRGIQFCTDLVSLFNFHNYDNLRHFAKKLDPRREGGDQRVKSVINLLFAAYTGDVSALRRFALSSMDMEQRDYDSRTALHVAAAEGHAEVVRFLLEACKVNPVPRDRWGNTPMDEAVHFGHHDVVTILRDYHNLYSPQESPATKENAEKNLDGML